In Lactuca sativa cultivar Salinas chromosome 5, Lsat_Salinas_v11, whole genome shotgun sequence, the DNA window ATATTTCATTGTGTTTCATAACCAGGCACAAATTACTGCATATGTTGACTACTTTGGTCAATTTACATCAGAGCAATTTCCTAAAGATATAGCTAAGGTATTTATTTTCCACCTTTTACCAATCAACCTCTTTACTAATGTATAATTACTATTCTGACCTTGATATATACTTTCAGTTGGTTCGCCACCGCTACCCCTCACAAGAAAAACGCTTGTTTGATGATGTCttaggtattttttttttcatatttcatCATTTACATCACTTTCACATTTCATGTCTACAGTatcatattataaagtataaacataaCTTCTAATTGAAAACTCAAAAATATAGTGAACAAAAAAAGGGAATATTTTGCTTACTCTTGTTCTCCCATCATCTACATCAATGTACACTGGAGTAGTTTGAAATGATATATAGGTGTACAAGATCCTCAACTTGAGAAACaagtatataaataaataaataaatattatcatGATTTAATTTAAACAATGAAATAAACAGTTAAAATATACAAATGTGTATGAAAAAAGGTTTTACCTTCTTTTTTTGAGTTGCAGAAAAGAGAGCAGTTTGCCTTGTCTGCACATTAAAGAGAACCAAGTTCAGTTCACTAATGATACAAAAGTTAACTACCACAAGGGTAATATGGTCAGTTAGTTGAAGTGTTTGAAAGGGAATCAAAATGCACTTTTGGTTGTAATTCTTCTCTCAGGCATTTCATCATACAGTTGGCAAGCCCTAATTTGAGAAAAAACTGAAATATAAGAGATAAATAGAGAAACTACCGACTTGTTCAACGGAAATTGGAATGAAAATAAACCCAGAAACACACAAATGGTTCATTCTACTCAAGTTTCTTCATCAATGGAGTCCTCCAGAAAGAAAAAATCACGAACTAGACATGAAGGCCCAAAAGGGGTAGCAGAAACTCTAGCGAAATGGAAGGAATACAACAAGAAGATCGATAAATTAGATGAAAAAGCTAAACCAACACGTAAAGTTCCTGCAAAAGGATCAAAGAAAGGTCGCATGAAAGGTAAAAGAGGACCTGAGAACTCGAGGTGTAATTTCAGAGGTGTAAAACAACGAACATGGGGTAAATGGGTAGCTGAGATTCGAGAATCCAATAGAGGTAGTCGATTATGGCTTGGAACTTTCGGGTCAGCAGTTGAAGCTGCCATAGCTTATGAAGTTGCCCAAGTCATGTATGGTCCTCGTGCTCGTCTCAATCTGCCAAACTGTCGAACCATGAGCGAGTATTATTCTGAATCAATGGTGGTTCCTAATGATGCTTCAAGTTGCGACTCCACTACAATGTAGCCATTCTGAAGACTCCAAAATGGGTCGGGTAGTCAAATGGTCAAAGATGATTGTGAATCGAATAGCAACGAATTTGGTAATCTGCCATTGATGACGACTGTTAAACAAGAAGTTGAAGATGATCAGGAAGATTACGACTGGTAATAGCAAGCCCTAATTTGAGAAAAACTGAAATAGAAGAGATAAATGGAGAAACTATCGAGATGAAGCAGGTGAAATCATAGCAGAGATGAAGCAAATGAATGGAAATTAGAAGCCTTTTTTCTTGATTGAGATGATGAAGTCGAGAGATGGAGATGAAATCGTAACCTTGGATCTGTGATTGAGAAGTTGCGCGCACAACAGTGAAAGCAAAATGAAAGATACGTCAAAACGCTTAGGGCAAAAAGGGTAGCAAGCTTTTCTTTTCCCGCTTGTAACTAAGGTACGCGTGTtcataaaaattataaagcgacacctaCAGAGGAGGCCCATTTAAGATACAGCGCCCtatgtgtttttaatttttttttcttatgacactaatttaagggcacgcaataatgcgtgacctaaatccttaaattttctgaagagatgacacttttttaatgtcactctcgtcTGCGTAACCTAAATTAACGAGTGTCGTGGTTTACgtgtcgtaaaaggttgttttctagtagtgattttgGGTTTAGGGCTATCTTTAGCACATTTGGGAGTCATTTCGAGTATTGGGGcaagatctaaagttgtaacttcacaTCTAAACGCCCCTTGGTCCCTATAGCTATAAAGTTATGAGATTTGGAAAGCTAAGGTCCTTCCTTTTGGGTTAAACATTCCATTTCACTTGGTTTTGACATTTaggaccatgcatgcacgtaaagtttgcaactttatgtggaaaCCATACCCTAGGACGTTAGATCTGCATTTTGGGACTTTAGGGTGGCTTAAAAACGTCTATACGAGAAaaagactgaagggactcgacgagtgcataaGTCAACTCGACAAGTCGAAATAGGGGTTCCTGTTTTTGGTTTCtgcatggactcagtgagtcagtaagacgactcgacgagtcagttagggttttcccgacattggacacgtatggactcggcgagttaactgGGGTTTTCAATATTTCTCAAGTtctggaaggactcggcgagtcagtaagctacactcgacgagttgggtcaacatggactgttgaccttgactttgactttgactaagggttgaccagtttgacttttaggggtattttagtaaatagGAAATTTAGGGAAGTGGTCTAatggtaaatataggtggtggagttcgtggttGTGATTCGAGAGTTTAAACTTATCACTTCGGTTCAacatttgtgaggtgagttttcctcactatactcaatggtctaaggcaccaaggccgaaccttttggattgttatcctgatatgttatgctagtatgatctgttagatcagtatcataCTAACATATAATATGATctgccagatagtgttagagtgtagTAAATCTGCGGGTGTAGCTGTAACATTCATtagcagtcagatagtgttagagtgttgtaagtttgcgggtgtagctgtagcattcagtGGCAGTCaaatagtattagagtgttgtaagtctgcgggtgtagccgtaccaatcactagtagccagatagtgatagagtgttgtaagtctgcaggtgtagtcgtagcattcattaggttggtagatagcatgagtgTGTTGTAAGGACGCAGaaagaacagtagtacccaccagttcgggtgcagcagtgaggatatggaaatccatggaTTGGATTTTGGATTTACCCAAATGGATTAGATCTGGTGGGgacagtgataagactgtaggagcGCCACTATAGTTATGGGATCAGGGAAGCAATGGACTGTATAAGATTGATTTTTATATAAGGTTACCATCGGTTAGGtggcaatcacttttagccttggatttgatgatgataGGATTCGACGTATGGACCCCATTGGTTAGATTAGAAAGTTGATTAGAgccacagtggcatgataactagtggcaactagttccaaagAAGGATTCCGTTTAGTAGTCatgtgaggcgactaagtagggagtcctttggcttTGCAGCTGGGCCagaacccgatatttcagatgattggcgaACGATATGAGACCAGGTAGGTCTCGGAAGATTTCGGAAAGTAGCCATGAGGTAACctactgcttcaggcagttcagtgttcggaCAGTTCAACGTTTGGGCAGTGTTAGAATTTGTGTTTAGGTTGCAAGTACGGACATAATAGCTAGTTGATTGGGAAGTGACAAGCCACTCACAGCAGGATcagtttgtgacaacccgaaattttcattcggtcaaaccctaaagtcaatcacttcaatttataagtcaagttcattttcatttgtttttggcaaatttaaagttcgtttgattattttaataattaatctttaaacaaacgggtgaaaggaagtgtcgtctcgagtcttgaaattcCAAAACCGCAAGTACCACGTAGTTAAGACATTCACggtcaaacttttatgtttgggccgtaaatccctccaaaaaccgtaaactcatgccttaagcatgagtttactccccgaAATACTTCATTTCTTACTTGCAACCTCAATAGcaaactccaaacactctcaactaccatcccgtctttcacccgatttcccgaaaacataagtacttcttggcttgatttgttgttatatcataacaactagtgattatacatcttttGATCCattaaatttcatgttttgattagatttccaaaacaccaagaacacacactagtgttcttggacttttagctcatttcaagcttccatttAGTAAGTACCTCTATCCAAGAGTCTTATAAAGCTTGttatacatctttacatcaaggaaatgtcccaagaacaccaagaacaaggtgttcacggttttgggaagctcccaaaaccgtaaacaccaagtaaggtgcaaaagggtgccttagggtgccttaGTCCGTTCACAAGCCTTAGGGACATGtctaaatccttccttgatgtgtttatcacATGAAAAGCACAAAAatctctcatttatatgtgtttacggtttggggagctcccaaaaccgtaaacaccccaaagtatgTATAAATGACCCATATCCTTTCCTATGCCTTAGTAACTAACAAGGATCCATTCTTTGATGAgcataggacttgaaaacatgaaaataccactttccatatgggtttacagTGGTAAAaccaaaaggaaatggccttggggccgtaaactcctcaaaggagtgtaatgatgccttaatctcttccaaaggcctaaccatcaagtagaaatgcttcaaaggacttgtaaaacctcaaaacaacttatggtcaaaaagtgaggagtttacgattgtaaacccttgagtttaataccgtaaactcattgggtaatggtcatgaaaaccgtaaactccaaaggagtttacctttgaaccccaaacacaatagcaaggtcctttagcacttagatgcaatccttatgacttgtagcacttatataaggtgttttacatgccttaggatgtcttaactttgtcaattagtgttttaaagtctaattggatacatatatgtgtgattatatgttaactaggatcatttggtgtgaacaagtcttcatttgtcacctagctatcctacatcattcagttcatccaaaccaccatctacaagtgagttcataccccttaatcaatgttttaaatgattttaaatgttttacttggggggggggggggggggggaatacaagtagaaaacagcatgttaatgaatcaatcacatgtgatttataactgtgctTTCATCCAgttgatttcacatacttcaaaatgtgatgcaaaAAATGGTTTTCTAttataaaaatactttgttatcaaatgtattacttttgaaatgtttattgaaatgacatcaagtcattgttatatattgtttgttcaaaactcttaaatgtcttacaaaaccatttttcatcttcttgattaaaactatatctatacacttatgttcttatatatatatatatatatatatatatatatatatatgtgtgtgtgtgtgtgtgtgtgtattgatatgatagttttcatccttcatttagttttcccacactcttgtgtagtaagagtgtataaaccttcttggacatcaattaccttccagtaaaactattatagggatagttaggagatacaaaacattatttctattacaaggaattacaccagagtcagttcattcatgagtctatactaaatgttatatgaagagatacacttacatggatacttgtacctagatactattacatatcatacGTGTAGTTTAGTTttgtctatcctagtacaaaaggatactatacgggactaaccattatGGCACCCACCTGTTatcaacagaggtaatgaacatctacggatgcctacggttaatacttatactaggggtacctttacgggactaaccattcctccaacctgctgttagctacagaggaaaatgaacatctacggatattcAAGGTCAATAtgtttcggcagtcgcgatgtcgtgtttatcttactacaaaaggataatacttatatggctatatttcccctattacttttattttgtgatacattcacataaacgatgaggtagactctatattgttaatagtagtcgaaaaagggaaaaccatctttgttacagcaaatcatacaagtcttggtagaagactactttcaaaacatttgagtcttggtagaagactactcatatactaataggaaatatgggattttctagggttttcatacttatatcaaatgtttcattcaaagatttacatgacattcataacagctttccaaaacagggtaatgacacttaaatacttatgaattcaccagctttatgctgatactcgctttcaaaataacttgtattctcaggtcaccagtagacaggtacgatgaccaggtcttgagaagacggagcacagacaagactcgtcttttattttgattacatattttggtgtcttattacaatgaaagaacacacatgtattaaaactttacttttaatgcaatggatgatgttgttgcttgtttactactttacactgttatgatacttcacatgaggtcctccacccctgaacgtttccgccgttctcggttttgggctGTGACACAGTTGATCCTATgccgagtataagtgatctgcaggGATAATTAGGTCTATGAACCAGTTTTGCAGTGGGAACCTCGAgctatcagaagttgagtagccTATTGAGGTATAAATGGACTAGATTC includes these proteins:
- the LOC111908260 gene encoding LOW QUALITY PROTEIN: putative dehydration-responsive element-binding protein 2H (The sequence of the model RefSeq protein was modified relative to this genomic sequence to represent the inferred CDS: inserted 3 bases in 2 codons) — protein: MVHSTQVSSSMESSRKKKSRTRHEGPKGVAETLAKWKEYNKKIDKLDEKAKPTRKVPAKGSKKGRMKGKRGPENSRCNFRGVKQRTWGKWVAEIRESNRGSRLWLGTFGSAVEAAIAYEVAQVMYGPRARLNLPNCRTMSEYYSESMVVPNDASSCDSTTXCSHSEDSXNGSGSQMVKDDCESNSNEFGNLPLMTTVKQEVEDDQEDYDW